In a single window of the Pseudomonas entomophila genome:
- a CDS encoding cell wall hydrolase, with protein sequence MRPLWMCLGLLQALLAGSLGAADNQKAAVAEDKAHKLEEKVVEDAPPPKQQEKLSPGEVQAVDPAGQAPMDDSITCLARTLYWEAKGTDAQDMSAVASVVLNRLGHDGFPDSICAVVKQGVESKSCQFSWWCDGRPDQVEEEERYAVAKEIARKALNQQLKDSTDGALYFHDRSVSPDWAKTYRKTAETTHFLFYKPNQALAR encoded by the coding sequence ATGCGCCCACTCTGGATGTGCCTCGGCTTGCTCCAGGCCCTGCTCGCAGGCTCTCTCGGCGCGGCCGACAACCAGAAGGCCGCCGTGGCCGAGGACAAGGCGCACAAACTCGAGGAAAAAGTCGTCGAGGACGCGCCGCCCCCCAAGCAGCAGGAAAAACTCAGCCCGGGCGAGGTACAGGCGGTCGACCCGGCCGGGCAGGCCCCCATGGACGACAGCATCACCTGCCTGGCCCGCACCCTCTACTGGGAAGCGAAAGGTACCGACGCCCAGGACATGAGCGCCGTGGCCAGCGTGGTGCTCAACCGCCTGGGCCACGATGGCTTCCCCGATAGCATCTGCGCAGTGGTCAAGCAGGGTGTGGAAAGCAAGAGCTGCCAGTTCTCCTGGTGGTGTGACGGGCGTCCCGACCAGGTGGAGGAAGAGGAACGCTATGCAGTGGCCAAGGAAATTGCACGCAAGGCCCTCAACCAGCAGCTCAAGGACTCCACCGATGGTGCGCTGTACTTCCACGACCGCAGTGTGAGCCCCGACTGGGCCAAGACCTACCGCAAGACCGCCGAGACCACCCATTTCCTGTTCTACAAGCCGAATCAGGCGCTGGCCAGATAG
- a CDS encoding CAP domain-containing protein, translating to MRVLSSVACLFGLSLLASTSALAFTGEEAQLIDTINVYRSQAQRCGGEASLELPPLNSDTRLALSPEGTRDLQQAMSRAAYPMVNVQAISLSGPRDAQAAMRAIEESFCQVVLDPQFVDIGVSQEGRDWRIVLARPLLSGRLGDWQAEGQKLLQAINAARNVPRQCGGQPFPAAPALAWNNTLAGVAANHTRSMANQNYFDHIDRDGRTPGDRAELAGYLYRQIGENIAAGRDTAGKVVDGWLASPGHCATLMNPDYRELGAAYAIDPKSDAGIYWTGLFGTPQ from the coding sequence ATGCGCGTCCTGTCATCCGTTGCCTGCCTCTTCGGCCTGTCGCTGCTGGCCTCGACCAGTGCCCTGGCCTTTACCGGCGAGGAAGCGCAACTGATCGATACGATCAATGTCTATCGCAGCCAGGCCCAGCGCTGCGGTGGCGAAGCCTCACTGGAACTGCCGCCGCTTAACAGCGACACCCGCCTGGCACTGTCGCCGGAGGGCACCCGCGACCTGCAACAGGCCATGAGCCGCGCCGCCTACCCCATGGTCAACGTCCAGGCCATCAGCCTTAGCGGCCCGCGCGATGCCCAGGCGGCGATGAGGGCCATCGAGGAAAGCTTCTGCCAGGTCGTGCTCGACCCACAGTTCGTCGATATCGGTGTCAGCCAGGAAGGGCGCGACTGGCGCATCGTCCTGGCCCGGCCGCTGCTCAGCGGCCGCCTGGGCGACTGGCAGGCCGAGGGGCAGAAGCTGTTGCAGGCGATCAACGCCGCGCGCAACGTGCCACGCCAGTGCGGCGGCCAGCCCTTCCCCGCCGCCCCGGCGCTGGCCTGGAACAACACGCTGGCGGGTGTGGCCGCCAACCACACGCGCAGCATGGCCAACCAGAACTACTTCGACCATATCGACCGTGATGGCCGCACTCCCGGTGATCGCGCCGAGCTGGCCGGCTACCTGTACCGGCAGATCGGCGAGAACATCGCCGCCGGGCGCGACACTGCGGGCAAGGTGGTCGATGGCTGGCTGGCCAGCCCCGGGCATTGCGCGACGCTGATGAACCCGGATTACCGCGAGTTGGGGGCAGCGTATGCGATCGACCCGAAGAGTGATGCCGGGATCTACTGGACGGGGTTGTTCGGTACTCCGCAGTAG
- a CDS encoding GlxA family transcriptional regulator — MTPDLRLLILPLPEFALLPLGAFLDKLRFSADDEDYSRQRYCHWRVLGLDGQPVPSSSGAVLQVEVTPEQVEWREFDYLVVFGGRNACATAVLAPAYRALLRRAVKAGVKLVGVDNAAFLLAACGLLDGYKVVVHWRHEAEFRASFPHVQVLTEQLYCFDGPRITCAGGTAAIDLAVELIARACGRARALKGLADMLVDESRDSRHALRSLEAGPGQGRQVQRALALMRHHLAARLSIEQLAAELGISRRQLDRQFQASHGMSAKAWWQEMRLQQARWRLLNSSHSLAQIADEVGMGDASYLGKWVKRRFGCTALALRRER, encoded by the coding sequence ATGACCCCCGACTTGCGCCTGCTGATCTTGCCTTTGCCTGAGTTCGCCCTGCTGCCCCTGGGCGCCTTTCTCGACAAGCTGCGTTTTTCCGCCGATGACGAAGACTACAGCCGCCAGCGCTACTGCCACTGGCGCGTACTGGGGCTGGACGGGCAGCCGGTACCGTCGAGCAGCGGCGCGGTGCTGCAGGTGGAGGTGACGCCGGAACAGGTCGAGTGGCGCGAGTTCGACTACCTGGTGGTGTTCGGCGGGCGCAACGCCTGCGCAACGGCGGTGCTGGCCCCTGCGTATCGGGCCTTGCTCAGGCGTGCGGTGAAGGCCGGGGTGAAGCTGGTCGGCGTCGACAATGCCGCCTTCCTGCTGGCAGCTTGCGGTTTGCTGGATGGATACAAGGTAGTGGTGCACTGGCGCCACGAGGCCGAGTTCCGGGCCAGCTTCCCACATGTACAGGTACTGACCGAGCAGTTGTACTGCTTCGACGGCCCTCGCATTACCTGCGCGGGCGGCACTGCGGCCATCGACCTGGCGGTGGAACTGATCGCGCGCGCCTGTGGCCGGGCCAGGGCACTCAAGGGGTTGGCGGACATGCTGGTGGACGAAAGCCGTGACAGCCGCCACGCCCTGCGTTCACTGGAGGCAGGGCCGGGGCAGGGGCGCCAGGTGCAGCGTGCCCTGGCATTGATGCGCCATCACCTGGCGGCGCGGCTGTCCATCGAACAGCTCGCGGCAGAGCTGGGCATCAGCCGGCGTCAGCTCGACCGGCAGTTCCAGGCCAGTCACGGCATGAGTGCCAAGGCCTGGTGGCAGGAAATGCGCTTGCAGCAGGCGCGGTGGCGGTTGCTCAACTCGAGCCACAGCCTGGCGCAAATCGCCGACGAGGTGGGGATGGGGGATGCCAGTTACCTGGGCAAGTGGGTGAAGCGGCGGTTCGGTTGCACGGCGTTGGCGTTGCGCAGGGAGCGATAG
- a CDS encoding LysE family translocator, protein MALDTWLIYLLACIGLSLTPGPNSLLALTHGALYGARRTLFTIIGGGVGFTALIALTLFGLSALLLASASLLSVMKWVGGAYLVWLGIQLWRTPALHLQPLEAKASLSNAGLFRQGLLSAVANPKVLLFYGAFLPQFIDPNRGLTMQFVVLAATFACVECLVEWLLARLAFRIRPWLAKGGRGFNRCCGSLFALIGMALPLGR, encoded by the coding sequence ATGGCACTCGATACCTGGCTCATCTACCTGCTTGCCTGCATCGGCCTGTCGTTGACTCCAGGCCCCAACAGCTTGCTGGCGCTCACCCATGGCGCGCTCTATGGCGCCAGGCGCACGCTGTTCACGATCATTGGCGGCGGCGTGGGCTTCACGGCCCTGATCGCCCTCACCCTGTTTGGCCTGAGCGCGCTGTTGCTGGCCTCGGCGTCGTTGTTGAGCGTGATGAAGTGGGTGGGCGGCGCCTACCTGGTATGGCTGGGCATTCAGCTATGGCGCACGCCGGCGTTGCATCTGCAACCACTTGAAGCCAAGGCGAGCCTGAGCAATGCCGGCCTGTTCCGCCAGGGCCTGCTCTCGGCCGTGGCCAACCCGAAGGTCCTGCTGTTCTATGGTGCCTTCCTGCCCCAGTTCATCGACCCGAACCGGGGGTTGACGATGCAGTTCGTGGTGCTGGCGGCGACCTTCGCCTGCGTGGAATGCCTGGTCGAATGGCTGCTGGCACGCCTGGCGTTTCGCATCCGCCCCTGGCTGGCCAAGGGCGGCAGGGGCTTCAACCGTTGCTGTGGCAGTCTGTTCGCGCTGATCGGCATGGCGCTGCCTTTGGGGCGCTGA
- a CDS encoding MFS transporter — protein MNPSLAVAQPSAPGLSRALVTLLAFCCGAIVANIYYAQPIVSLIAPDLGLSTERASLIVSLTQLGYALGLLLLVPLADLLENRRLMIATAVLATVSLLLAGSSGHGQGQLFLGYALLIGFSSVAVQMLIPLAAHLAPEQQRGRVVGNIMGGLLLGILLARPLSSLVADHFGWRAVFIGAAGVMLAIILLLALTLPRRMPEHKASYAGLMVSLVVLLRRYPLLRQRALYQALMFGAFSLYWTAVPLALAGEHGLSQSQIALFALVGAVGAVAAPMAGRLADAGHARRGSLLAMGLAPVALLIGLSAPGMSVIGLGLTGVLLDFAVQMNMVIGQREVYALDPASRGRLNALYMTSIFLGGAVGSAVASAVYAQFGWSGVALAGATLPALALLAFLMVSRKG, from the coding sequence ATGAATCCCTCCCTCGCTGTCGCCCAGCCGTCGGCTCCAGGCCTGAGCCGGGCGTTGGTCACGCTGCTGGCGTTCTGCTGCGGCGCCATCGTCGCCAACATTTACTACGCCCAGCCAATCGTCAGCCTGATCGCCCCGGACCTGGGGCTGTCCACCGAGCGGGCCAGCCTGATCGTGTCGCTGACCCAGCTTGGCTATGCCCTGGGCCTGCTATTGCTGGTGCCGTTGGCCGACCTGCTGGAAAACCGCCGGTTGATGATCGCCACGGCGGTGCTGGCCACCGTCAGCCTGCTGCTGGCGGGCAGTAGCGGCCATGGGCAGGGGCAGTTGTTCCTCGGTTATGCCTTGCTGATCGGTTTCAGTTCGGTGGCGGTGCAGATGCTCATCCCGCTGGCCGCCCACCTGGCGCCTGAGCAGCAACGCGGCCGGGTGGTGGGCAACATCATGGGTGGGCTGCTGCTGGGTATCCTGCTGGCGCGGCCACTGTCGAGCCTGGTGGCCGACCACTTCGGCTGGCGGGCGGTGTTCATCGGTGCGGCAGGCGTGATGCTGGCGATCATCCTGCTGCTGGCGCTGACCCTGCCGCGCCGGATGCCCGAGCACAAGGCCAGCTACGCCGGGCTGATGGTGTCGCTGGTCGTTCTACTGCGTCGCTACCCGCTGCTGCGCCAGCGCGCGCTGTACCAGGCGCTGATGTTCGGGGCGTTCAGCCTGTACTGGACAGCGGTGCCGCTGGCCCTGGCAGGCGAGCATGGCTTGTCGCAGAGCCAGATCGCGCTGTTCGCCCTGGTGGGGGCGGTGGGGGCCGTGGCGGCGCCGATGGCCGGGCGCCTGGCCGACGCGGGACACGCCCGGCGCGGCTCGCTGCTGGCGATGGGCCTGGCACCCGTGGCGCTTCTGATCGGCCTGAGCGCGCCTGGCATGAGTGTGATCGGCCTGGGGCTGACGGGCGTGTTGCTGGACTTCGCGGTGCAGATGAACATGGTGATCGGCCAACGTGAGGTGTACGCACTCGATCCGGCCAGCCGTGGCCGGCTCAACGCGCTGTACATGACCAGCATTTTCCTGGGCGGTGCCGTGGGTTCGGCGGTGGCCAGCGCTGTCTACGCGCAGTTCGGCTGGAGCGGCGTGGCACTGGCGGGCGCCACGTTGCCTGCCTTGGCGCTGCTGGCATTCCTGATGGTTTCGCGCAAAGGCTGA
- a CDS encoding LysR family transcriptional regulator: MDKLLAIKVFMATVEAQGFSAAARKLGVATSSVTRLVDALEHELGASLLNRSTRQVSLTEAGAGYYQRARDILEALAEADARVADRGEEPVGVLRLCLPVEFGRRVIAPHLGAFLARHPGMELDIDLSDRFDDLLDGRYDMTIRLGEPAPSDELVCRPLGRFERWLVASPAYLAQRPPLEHPRQLTDCACLRFRYGQSARPWRLKRGEQALELDVAGPLRSANADLLREAAMAGSGVALLADWLVREDVAAGRLQRLFNDWQASPGAASTSINALYLPNHRGSRRVMAFVGFCEALLAG, from the coding sequence ATGGACAAGCTGCTGGCGATCAAGGTGTTCATGGCCACCGTCGAGGCCCAGGGGTTTTCCGCCGCCGCGCGCAAGCTTGGGGTCGCGACATCCTCGGTGACCCGCCTGGTCGATGCGCTGGAGCACGAACTGGGCGCGTCCTTGCTCAACCGTTCGACGCGCCAGGTCAGCCTGACCGAGGCGGGCGCGGGTTACTACCAGCGGGCGCGGGACATCCTCGAGGCGTTGGCCGAGGCCGATGCCCGTGTGGCCGACCGGGGCGAGGAGCCGGTCGGCGTGCTGCGCCTGTGCCTGCCAGTGGAGTTCGGCAGGCGGGTGATCGCACCGCACCTGGGCGCCTTCCTGGCGCGCCACCCAGGGATGGAGCTGGACATCGACCTCAGCGACCGCTTCGACGACCTGCTCGATGGGCGTTATGACATGACCATTCGCCTGGGGGAGCCGGCGCCCAGCGATGAACTGGTGTGCCGCCCGCTGGGGCGCTTCGAGCGCTGGCTGGTGGCCAGCCCGGCCTACCTGGCGCAGCGCCCGCCCCTGGAGCACCCCCGGCAGTTGACCGACTGCGCCTGCCTGCGTTTTCGCTATGGCCAGTCGGCCAGGCCATGGCGTTTGAAGCGCGGCGAGCAGGCGCTGGAGCTGGATGTCGCCGGCCCCTTGCGCAGTGCCAATGCCGACCTGCTACGCGAGGCGGCCATGGCCGGCAGCGGCGTCGCCCTGCTCGCCGACTGGCTGGTGCGCGAGGATGTCGCCGCTGGCCGGCTGCAGCGGTTGTTCAACGATTGGCAGGCCAGCCCCGGGGCGGCCAGTACCAGCATCAATGCGTTGTACCTGCCCAATCATCGGGGGTCGAGGCGGGTGATGGCTTTTGTCGGTTTCTGCGAGGCGCTGCTGGCGGGGTGA
- a CDS encoding cupin, which translates to MLANLFTALPTPDPQAAEQFDDLLRRPGLRIERIVSSGQASPAGFWYDQAEGEWVVLLSGSAGLRLEHEPQARVLRPGDYLDIPPHCRHRVEWTEAGVATVWLAVFYGA; encoded by the coding sequence ATGCTCGCCAACCTCTTCACCGCCCTGCCCACCCCCGATCCACAGGCCGCCGAGCAATTCGACGACCTGCTGCGCCGCCCTGGCCTGCGTATCGAGCGCATCGTCTCCAGCGGCCAGGCCAGCCCAGCGGGCTTCTGGTACGACCAGGCCGAAGGCGAGTGGGTCGTGCTGCTCAGCGGCAGCGCAGGTTTGCGCCTGGAACACGAGCCCCAGGCACGCGTACTGCGCCCCGGCGATTACCTGGATATCCCGCCCCACTGCCGCCACCGGGTGGAATGGACCGAGGCCGGCGTGGCCACGGTATGGCTGGCGGTGTTCTACGGCGCCTGA
- a CDS encoding MATE family efflux transporter: MTASVLRPQSAWLGELPGLLRLALPLVLGLSAAELISLTDTVLLASLGTLVLACVSLTASAGLIFHAGLYGMLATLSVRAGLAFGADDPGAVARTLRAGLGYGLLVGVLGCLAMLASLPVLQWLGVPLPDVALLTPYWQAMAVFLIPYCLAVVFKDVLEAIGRPWVAVLLVMSAVLFNIPLSYGLIHGHFGLPALGLVGAGIAGVIAESLAVLLALAYWRLAPSLARYRQAPRGQPLHWRTLLGEGWPLGLGYLAEAGAVVIAAWMLGWLGNAALAANQVVQSIGALLYMLPLGMAAAVSIRISQAQGRGEPARVRAIGSATFISVTAWMVIATVLLAVFGRRIAEAMSDDPQVVAIAVPMFVVVAAMQVADGLQSTALGALRGLQDYRWPVGVTMVSYWLLALPLSYWLAFHSELGAVGVWVGFACGLAVAALLLPWRFYWLQARPAEQALLQAP; the protein is encoded by the coding sequence GTGACTGCTTCTGTCCTGCGCCCGCAGAGCGCCTGGTTGGGTGAGCTGCCGGGGCTGTTGCGCCTGGCTTTGCCGCTGGTATTGGGCCTGTCGGCCGCCGAATTGATCAGCCTGACCGACACCGTGCTGCTTGCATCGCTCGGTACGTTGGTGCTGGCGTGTGTGTCGCTGACCGCCAGCGCCGGCCTGATTTTTCACGCTGGGCTCTACGGGATGCTCGCCACGCTTAGCGTACGTGCCGGCCTTGCTTTTGGTGCCGACGATCCGGGCGCGGTGGCGCGCACCTTGCGCGCCGGCCTTGGCTATGGGCTGCTGGTCGGTGTGCTCGGCTGCCTGGCAATGCTCGCCAGCCTGCCGGTGTTGCAGTGGCTGGGTGTGCCGTTGCCGGACGTGGCGTTGTTGACCCCCTACTGGCAAGCCATGGCGGTGTTCCTGATCCCGTATTGCCTGGCGGTGGTGTTCAAGGATGTGCTGGAAGCCATCGGCCGCCCTTGGGTGGCGGTGCTGCTGGTGATGAGCGCGGTGCTGTTCAACATCCCGTTGAGCTACGGCCTGATCCATGGCCATTTCGGCCTGCCCGCGCTGGGGCTGGTGGGCGCCGGTATCGCCGGGGTGATCGCCGAGTCGCTGGCTGTGCTGCTGGCCCTGGCGTACTGGCGGCTGGCACCGTCGTTGGCGCGCTACCGCCAGGCACCTCGTGGGCAACCCCTGCATTGGCGGACGCTGCTGGGCGAGGGCTGGCCGTTGGGGCTGGGCTACCTGGCCGAGGCTGGTGCGGTGGTGATCGCCGCCTGGATGCTGGGTTGGCTGGGCAATGCGGCGTTGGCGGCCAACCAGGTGGTGCAGTCGATCGGCGCGCTGCTGTACATGCTGCCGCTGGGCATGGCCGCGGCGGTGAGCATCCGCATCAGCCAGGCCCAGGGGCGTGGCGAGCCGGCAAGGGTGCGGGCCATCGGCAGCGCCACCTTCATCAGCGTGACCGCCTGGATGGTCATCGCCACGGTGCTGCTGGCCGTATTCGGGCGCCGAATCGCCGAAGCCATGAGCGATGACCCGCAGGTCGTCGCCATCGCCGTGCCGATGTTTGTGGTGGTAGCCGCCATGCAGGTGGCCGATGGCTTGCAGTCCACCGCGTTGGGCGCGTTGCGTGGGTTGCAGGATTACCGCTGGCCGGTGGGCGTGACCATGGTCAGCTACTGGCTGCTGGCACTGCCGTTGAGTTACTGGCTGGCGTTCCATTCCGAACTGGGGGCGGTGGGCGTGTGGGTCGGCTTTGCCTGTGGCCTGGCCGTGGCGGCACTGCTGCTGCCCTGGCGCTTCTACTGGTTGCAGGCCCGGCCGGCAGAGCAGGCGCTGCTTCAGGCGCCGTAG
- a CDS encoding TetR/AcrR family transcriptional regulator, which produces MPAPRRSRAAMSADTTERLIAVARRQFSEKGFAAVVMDDLCAEADLTRGALHHHFGGKAGLFTAVVQSLLEDINRLLDERFALHDDPWEGYIDTCLYYYDLLHDQALRRILLQDAPAVLGTRLRELEEASYIGPMAQGLVELQEAGRLRAFDAVAMAHLINGAMGDSGMWVIAQQDPQAAAERVKTALRCLLEGLQC; this is translated from the coding sequence ATGCCCGCCCCCCGTCGCAGCCGCGCCGCCATGAGCGCCGACACCACCGAGCGGCTGATCGCCGTGGCCCGCCGCCAGTTCAGTGAAAAAGGCTTTGCCGCCGTGGTCATGGACGACCTCTGCGCCGAGGCCGACCTCACTCGAGGCGCGCTGCATCACCACTTCGGCGGCAAGGCCGGGCTGTTCACCGCCGTGGTGCAAAGCCTGCTGGAGGACATCAATCGATTGCTGGACGAGCGCTTCGCCCTGCATGACGACCCGTGGGAGGGCTATATCGACACTTGCCTGTACTACTACGACCTGCTGCACGACCAAGCCTTGCGCCGCATCCTTCTGCAAGACGCCCCCGCGGTGCTGGGCACCCGTCTGCGCGAGCTTGAGGAAGCAAGCTACATCGGGCCCATGGCCCAGGGGCTGGTGGAGTTGCAGGAGGCCGGCAGGTTGCGGGCGTTCGACGCGGTGGCCATGGCCCATCTGATCAATGGCGCGATGGGCGACAGTGGCATGTGGGTGATCGCCCAACAGGATCCGCAGGCAGCCGCGGAGCGCGTGAAAACAGCGTTGCGCTGTTTGTTGGAGGGGTTGCAATGCTGA
- a CDS encoding glucose/quinate/shikimate family membrane-bound PQQ-dependent dehydrogenase, with protein MKDTPRASTLILVGLGVVIALLGLLLAAGGMKLAGLGGSWYFLIGGLAMAIAGVLIARRKPVGAWLYAVFLTGTALWAVSDAGLVFWPLFSRLFMFAAIGLVVALAYPQLVRRKARGAYYVAGVLAVLLAIAAGNLFVAHPSVAPTGKGPGLTPVEAGHQQKDWAHYGNTEGGSRFAALDQINRGNVDQLKVAWTYHTGDVAISDGNGAEDQLTPLQVGDKVFICTPHNNLIALDADTGKELWKNAINAQSKVWQRCRGMAYFDASAPIAQPTQPNSSPITTASVPAGANCQRRLLTNTIDGRLIAVDADTGAFCQGFGDNGQVDLKAGLGDVPDAYYQLSSAPLMAGTTVVVGGRIADNVQTDMPGGVIRGFDVITGAMRWAFDPGNPLDRNAPAKGKSYVRSTPNSWAPMSYDPAMNTLFLPMGSSSTDIYGVERSQLDHRYGASVLALDATTGNEKWVYQTVHNDLWDFDLPMQPSLVDFTRDDGQTVPTVVIGTKAGQIYVLDRATGKPLTQVDEVPVKPGNIPNEPYSPTQPKSVGMPQIGAQTLTESDMWGATPYDQLLCRIDFKTMRYDGLYTAPGTDLSLSFPGSLGGMNWGSISTDPVHGFIFVNDMRLGLWIQMLPSQNQGSAASGGEALNTGMGAVPLKGTPYAVNKNRFLSVAGIPCQAPPFGTLTAIDMNTRQIAWQVPVGTVEDTGPLGIRMHLPIKIGLPTLGGTLATQGGLVFIAGTQDFYLRAYDSGNGNEIWKARLPVGSQGGPMTYVSPKSGKQYVVVTAGGARQSTDRGDYVMAYALP; from the coding sequence ATGAAAGACACACCGCGCGCCTCAACCCTCATCCTGGTCGGCCTGGGCGTGGTCATCGCCCTGCTCGGCCTGTTACTGGCCGCCGGCGGCATGAAACTGGCCGGCCTGGGCGGCTCCTGGTACTTCCTCATCGGCGGCCTGGCCATGGCTATCGCCGGTGTGCTCATCGCCCGCCGCAAGCCGGTCGGTGCCTGGCTGTACGCCGTGTTCCTGACCGGCACCGCGCTCTGGGCGGTGAGCGACGCCGGCCTGGTGTTCTGGCCGCTGTTCTCACGCCTGTTCATGTTCGCCGCGATCGGCCTGGTGGTGGCGCTGGCCTACCCGCAACTGGTGCGGCGCAAGGCCCGTGGCGCCTATTATGTGGCCGGTGTGCTGGCCGTGCTGCTGGCCATCGCCGCGGGCAACCTGTTCGTCGCCCACCCCAGCGTCGCCCCCACCGGCAAGGGCCCGGGCCTGACCCCGGTCGAGGCCGGCCACCAGCAGAAAGACTGGGCCCACTACGGCAATACCGAGGGCGGCAGCCGCTTCGCCGCGCTGGACCAGATCAACCGCGGCAACGTCGACCAGCTCAAGGTGGCCTGGACCTACCACACCGGCGACGTGGCCATCAGCGATGGCAATGGCGCGGAAGACCAGCTGACCCCGCTGCAGGTCGGCGACAAGGTGTTCATCTGCACCCCGCACAACAACCTGATCGCCCTCGATGCCGATACCGGCAAGGAACTGTGGAAGAACGCGATCAACGCCCAGTCCAAGGTCTGGCAACGTTGCCGCGGCATGGCCTATTTCGACGCCAGCGCCCCCATCGCCCAGCCCACTCAACCGAACAGCTCGCCAATCACCACCGCCAGCGTACCGGCCGGCGCCAACTGCCAGCGTCGCCTACTGACCAACACCATCGACGGCCGCCTGATCGCCGTCGACGCCGACACCGGTGCGTTCTGCCAGGGCTTCGGCGATAACGGCCAGGTCGACCTCAAGGCGGGCCTGGGTGACGTGCCCGATGCTTACTACCAACTGTCTTCGGCGCCGCTGATGGCTGGCACCACCGTGGTGGTGGGCGGCCGTATCGCCGACAACGTGCAGACTGACATGCCCGGCGGCGTGATTCGTGGCTTTGATGTGATCACCGGCGCCATGCGCTGGGCCTTCGACCCCGGCAACCCGTTGGACCGCAATGCCCCGGCCAAAGGCAAGAGCTACGTGCGCAGCACCCCCAACAGCTGGGCACCGATGTCCTACGACCCGGCAATGAACACGCTGTTCCTGCCGATGGGCTCCTCCTCCACCGACATCTACGGGGTCGAACGCAGCCAGCTGGACCACAGGTACGGCGCCTCGGTGCTGGCCCTGGACGCCACCACCGGCAACGAAAAGTGGGTGTACCAGACGGTGCACAACGACCTGTGGGATTTCGACCTGCCGATGCAACCAAGCCTGGTCGACTTCACCCGAGACGACGGCCAGACCGTGCCTACCGTGGTGATCGGCACCAAGGCTGGGCAGATCTATGTACTCGACCGCGCCACCGGCAAGCCGCTGACCCAAGTCGATGAGGTGCCGGTCAAGCCCGGCAACATTCCCAACGAGCCGTATTCCCCGACCCAGCCGAAGTCCGTCGGCATGCCGCAAATCGGCGCACAGACACTAACCGAGTCGGACATGTGGGGCGCCACCCCCTATGACCAACTGCTGTGCCGCATCGACTTCAAGACGATGCGCTACGACGGCCTGTACACCGCGCCCGGCACCGACCTGTCGCTGAGCTTCCCAGGCTCGCTGGGTGGCATGAACTGGGGCAGCATTTCCACCGACCCGGTGCACGGTTTCATCTTCGTCAACGACATGCGCCTGGGCCTGTGGATCCAGATGCTCCCGTCGCAGAACCAGGGCTCGGCGGCCTCCGGTGGCGAGGCACTGAACACCGGTATGGGTGCGGTGCCGCTCAAGGGCACCCCTTACGCGGTGAACAAGAACCGCTTCCTGTCGGTGGCCGGCATCCCCTGCCAGGCCCCGCCGTTCGGTACCCTGACCGCCATCGACATGAACACCCGGCAGATCGCCTGGCAGGTGCCGGTTGGCACCGTCGAGGACACCGGCCCGCTGGGGATCCGTATGCACCTGCCGATCAAGATCGGCCTGCCGACGCTGGGTGGCACCCTGGCGACCCAAGGTGGCCTGGTGTTCATCGCCGGCACCCAGGACTTCTACTTGCGCGCCTACGACAGCGGCAATGGCAACGAGATCTGGAAGGCTCGCCTGCCGGTCGGCAGCCAGGGTGGCCCGATGACCTATGTGTCGCCCAAGTCCGGCAAGCAGTACGTGGTGGTCACCGCTGGCGGCGCGCGCCAATCGACCGACCGTGGCGACTATGTGATGGCCTACGCATTGCCATAG